A window of the Nycticebus coucang isolate mNycCou1 chromosome 3, mNycCou1.pri, whole genome shotgun sequence genome harbors these coding sequences:
- the GPR108 gene encoding protein GPR108 isoform X1 produces the protein MAVSERRGLGRGSPAEWGQRLLLLLLFGGCSGRIHRLVLTGEKRADIQLNSFGFYTNGSLEVELSLLRLGLQEAEEKSLLVGFSLSRVRSGSSRSYSTQDFHDCPLQKNSGNFLVLFLINIKDLQVQVRKYGEQQKLLISPGLLPEVPSEPGLPKSEPTVTPKVKSGATVVNNAQSQPTVSQVWQSQGRREKGPPQGVGVGTQAQLIGGVLVPQGPGGKDKELVLGLGHLNNSYNFSFHVVIGSRAEEGQYNLNFHNCNNSVPGKEHPFDITVMIREKNPGGFLSATEIPLFKLYMVMSACFLAAGIFWVSVLCRNTYNIFKIHWLMAALAFTKSISLLFHSINYYFINSQGHPIEGLAVMHYITHLLKGALLFITIALIGSGWAFVKYVLSDKEKKIFGIVIPLQVLANIAYIVIESREEGASDYGLWKEILFLVDLICCGAILFPVVWSIRHLQEASGTDGKVAVNLAKLKLFRHYYIMVICYVYFTRIIAILLRVAVPFQWQWLYQLLVEGSTLTFFVLTGYKFQPAGDNPYLQLPQEEEEDVLMEQIMTDSGFREGLSKVNKTASRRELL, from the exons ATGGCAGTGAGCGAGAGGAGGGGGCTCGGCCGCGGGAGCCCCGCGGAGTGGGGGCAGCGGCTACTTCTGCTACTGTTGTTTGGCGGCTGCTCCGGGCGCATCCACCGGCTGGTGCTGACG GGGGAGAAGCGAGCAGACATCCAGCTGAACAGCTTCGGCTTCTACACGAATGGCTCCCTGGAGGTGGAGCTCAGCCTGCTGCGTCTGGGCCTCCAGGAGGCAGAAGAGAAGTCCTTGCTG GTGGGGTTCAGTCTGAGCCGGGTCCGATCTGGCAGCTCCCGATCCTACTCA ACCCAGGATTTTCATGACTGCCCTCTTCAGAAAAACAGTGGCAACTTCTTAGTCCTCTTCCTCATCAACATCAAGGATCTGCA GGTTCAGGTACGAAAGTATGGAGAACAGCAGAAATTGCTCATCTCTCCTGGGCTCCTACCCGAAGTACCCTCAGAACCAGGACTCCCGAAGTCAGAGCCCACAGTCACCCCCAAGGTCAAGAGTG GGGCCACTGTGGTCAACAATGCCCAGTCACAGCCTACAGTGTCTCAGGTTTGGCAGAGCCAGGGCAGGAGGGAAAAAGGCCCACCCCAGGGTGTGGGTGTGGGTACCCAGGCCCAGCTGATTGGAGGGGTTCTTGTCCCTCAGGGACCTGGTGGGAAGGACAAGGAGCTGGTGTTGGGTCTGGGCCACCTCAACAACTCCTACAACTTCAGT TTCCATGTGGTGATTGGCTCTAGGGCTGAGGAAGGTCAATACAACCTCAACTTCCACAACTGTAACAACTCAGTGCCTGGAAAAGAGCATCCGTTCGACATCACG GTGATGATCCGGGAGAAGAACCCTGGGGGCTTCCTGTCAGCCACAGAGATTCCCCTTTTCAAGCTCTACATGGTCATGTCCGCCTGCTTCCTAGCTGCTGGCATCTTCTGGGTGTCAGTCCTCTGCAGGAACAC GTACAACATTTTCAAGATCCACTGGCTCATGGCAGCCCTGGCCTTCACCAAAAgcatctctctcctcttccataGT ATCAACTACTACTTCATCAATAGCCAAGGCCACCCCATTGAAGGCCTCGCGGTCATGCACTATATCACACACCT GCTAAAGGGTGCTCTCCTCTTCATCACCATCGCTTTGATTGGCTCAGGCTGGGCCTTTGTCAAGTATGTCCTATCAGATAAGGAGAAGAAGATTTTCGGAATTGTTATCCCCCTGCAG GTCCTGGCCAACATAGCCTACATTGTCATTGAGTCCCGTGAAGAGGGTGCCAGCGACTACGGGCTCTGGAAGGAGATCCTCTTCCTGGTGGACCTCATTTGCTGCGGTGCAATCCTCTTCCCTGTAGTCTG GTCCATCCGGCATCTCCAGGAGGCATCTGGCACAGATGGGAAGG TGGCAGTGAACCTGGCCAAGCTGAAGCTGTTTCGGCATTACTACATCATG GTCATCTGTTACGTCTACTTCACCCGCATCATCGCCATCTTGCTCCGGGTGGCAGTGCCCTTCCAGTGGCAATGGCTGTACCAG CTCTTGGTGGAGGGCTCCACTCTCACCTTCTTTGTGCTCACGGGCTATAAGTTCCAACCTGCTGGGGACAATCCATATTTGCAGCTgccccaggaggaggaggaggatgtccTGATGGAGCAAAT AATGACTGACTCTGGGTTCCGGGAaggcctgtccaaagtcaacaaaaCAGCCAGCAGGCGGGAACTGTTGTGA
- the GPR108 gene encoding protein GPR108 isoform X2 — protein MAVSERRGLGRGSPAEWGQRLLLLLLFGGCSGRIHRLVLTGEKRADIQLNSFGFYTNGSLEVELSLLRLGLQEAEEKSLLVGFSLSRVRSGSSRSYSTQDFHDCPLQKNSGNFLVLFLINIKDLQVQVRKYGEQQKLLISPGLLPEVPSEPGLPKSEPTVTPKVKSGATVVNNAQSQPTVSQGPGGKDKELVLGLGHLNNSYNFSFHVVIGSRAEEGQYNLNFHNCNNSVPGKEHPFDITVMIREKNPGGFLSATEIPLFKLYMVMSACFLAAGIFWVSVLCRNTYNIFKIHWLMAALAFTKSISLLFHSINYYFINSQGHPIEGLAVMHYITHLLKGALLFITIALIGSGWAFVKYVLSDKEKKIFGIVIPLQVLANIAYIVIESREEGASDYGLWKEILFLVDLICCGAILFPVVWSIRHLQEASGTDGKVAVNLAKLKLFRHYYIMVICYVYFTRIIAILLRVAVPFQWQWLYQLLVEGSTLTFFVLTGYKFQPAGDNPYLQLPQEEEEDVLMEQIMTDSGFREGLSKVNKTASRRELL, from the exons ATGGCAGTGAGCGAGAGGAGGGGGCTCGGCCGCGGGAGCCCCGCGGAGTGGGGGCAGCGGCTACTTCTGCTACTGTTGTTTGGCGGCTGCTCCGGGCGCATCCACCGGCTGGTGCTGACG GGGGAGAAGCGAGCAGACATCCAGCTGAACAGCTTCGGCTTCTACACGAATGGCTCCCTGGAGGTGGAGCTCAGCCTGCTGCGTCTGGGCCTCCAGGAGGCAGAAGAGAAGTCCTTGCTG GTGGGGTTCAGTCTGAGCCGGGTCCGATCTGGCAGCTCCCGATCCTACTCA ACCCAGGATTTTCATGACTGCCCTCTTCAGAAAAACAGTGGCAACTTCTTAGTCCTCTTCCTCATCAACATCAAGGATCTGCA GGTTCAGGTACGAAAGTATGGAGAACAGCAGAAATTGCTCATCTCTCCTGGGCTCCTACCCGAAGTACCCTCAGAACCAGGACTCCCGAAGTCAGAGCCCACAGTCACCCCCAAGGTCAAGAGTG GGGCCACTGTGGTCAACAATGCCCAGTCACAGCCTACAGTGTCTCAG GGACCTGGTGGGAAGGACAAGGAGCTGGTGTTGGGTCTGGGCCACCTCAACAACTCCTACAACTTCAGT TTCCATGTGGTGATTGGCTCTAGGGCTGAGGAAGGTCAATACAACCTCAACTTCCACAACTGTAACAACTCAGTGCCTGGAAAAGAGCATCCGTTCGACATCACG GTGATGATCCGGGAGAAGAACCCTGGGGGCTTCCTGTCAGCCACAGAGATTCCCCTTTTCAAGCTCTACATGGTCATGTCCGCCTGCTTCCTAGCTGCTGGCATCTTCTGGGTGTCAGTCCTCTGCAGGAACAC GTACAACATTTTCAAGATCCACTGGCTCATGGCAGCCCTGGCCTTCACCAAAAgcatctctctcctcttccataGT ATCAACTACTACTTCATCAATAGCCAAGGCCACCCCATTGAAGGCCTCGCGGTCATGCACTATATCACACACCT GCTAAAGGGTGCTCTCCTCTTCATCACCATCGCTTTGATTGGCTCAGGCTGGGCCTTTGTCAAGTATGTCCTATCAGATAAGGAGAAGAAGATTTTCGGAATTGTTATCCCCCTGCAG GTCCTGGCCAACATAGCCTACATTGTCATTGAGTCCCGTGAAGAGGGTGCCAGCGACTACGGGCTCTGGAAGGAGATCCTCTTCCTGGTGGACCTCATTTGCTGCGGTGCAATCCTCTTCCCTGTAGTCTG GTCCATCCGGCATCTCCAGGAGGCATCTGGCACAGATGGGAAGG TGGCAGTGAACCTGGCCAAGCTGAAGCTGTTTCGGCATTACTACATCATG GTCATCTGTTACGTCTACTTCACCCGCATCATCGCCATCTTGCTCCGGGTGGCAGTGCCCTTCCAGTGGCAATGGCTGTACCAG CTCTTGGTGGAGGGCTCCACTCTCACCTTCTTTGTGCTCACGGGCTATAAGTTCCAACCTGCTGGGGACAATCCATATTTGCAGCTgccccaggaggaggaggaggatgtccTGATGGAGCAAAT AATGACTGACTCTGGGTTCCGGGAaggcctgtccaaagtcaacaaaaCAGCCAGCAGGCGGGAACTGTTGTGA